Proteins encoded within one genomic window of Tabrizicola piscis:
- a CDS encoding DMT family transporter: protein MARSQALTGILFATGGTLIFSVNDVAIKFLSAGYALHQVILIRAFVAMAFILAVIHLSERGWSQVATSRPGTHLLRVLIVMVSNVTFFVGLAAMPLADAVAVAYVSPLVVTLLSIVVLGEKVGPRRWAAVTLGMVGVIVMLRPGAGVIQPAAILVLISAVLYASGNLLARKMGGTESAMTLSFYVQSGFIVISLAMGLWAGDGHLATDDPLWGFLFRPWIWPPLADWPIFLATGLSVGIGGLMVTQAYRTAEAGLIAPFEYVGMPMAILWGVIVFGTFPDAVAWVGIALICGSGLYTLWRETIIRREHAG from the coding sequence ATGGCACGGTCACAGGCCCTGACGGGCATCCTTTTCGCCACCGGCGGCACACTGATCTTTTCGGTCAACGATGTGGCGATCAAGTTCCTGTCGGCGGGCTATGCGCTGCATCAGGTGATCCTGATTCGCGCCTTTGTGGCGATGGCCTTCATCCTTGCAGTCATCCACCTGTCCGAACGCGGCTGGTCGCAGGTGGCGACAAGCCGCCCCGGCACGCATCTGTTGCGGGTGCTGATCGTCATGGTGTCAAACGTCACCTTCTTTGTCGGCCTCGCCGCCATGCCCTTGGCCGATGCGGTGGCAGTGGCTTACGTCAGCCCGCTGGTCGTGACGCTGTTGTCCATCGTCGTGCTGGGGGAAAAGGTCGGGCCGCGGCGGTGGGCGGCGGTGACGCTGGGGATGGTCGGCGTGATCGTCATGCTGCGGCCCGGCGCGGGGGTCATTCAACCGGCGGCGATTCTCGTGCTGATCTCGGCCGTGCTTTACGCATCCGGCAACCTTCTGGCGCGTAAGATGGGCGGCACGGAAAGCGCGATGACGCTGTCGTTCTATGTGCAATCGGGTTTCATCGTCATCAGCCTGGCCATGGGGTTGTGGGCGGGTGACGGGCATCTGGCGACGGATGATCCGCTGTGGGGCTTCCTGTTCCGGCCATGGATCTGGCCGCCACTGGCCGACTGGCCGATTTTCCTGGCCACCGGGCTGTCGGTGGGGATCGGTGGGCTGATGGTCACCCAAGCCTACCGGACGGCCGAGGCAGGCCTGATCGCGCCGTTCGAATATGTCGGGATGCCGATGGCGATCCTGTGGGGCGTCATCGTGTTTGGCACATTCCCGGATGCTGTCGCCTGGGTGGGGATTGCGCTGATCTGCGGATCGGGCCTTTATACGCTTTGGCGCGAAACGATCATAAGGCGTGAGCATGCAGGTTGA
- a CDS encoding YaiI/YqxD family protein: MTRRIFIDADACPVKAEAERVATRHGVKMVLVSNGGIRPSQNPLVESVFVAAGPDEADKWIADACGPGDVVVTGDIPLAAKCVAAGARVVKHNGEELTAANVGMALATRDLMADLRSADPFRQGGGKMFSKADRSRFLDVLDRVLR, from the coding sequence ATGACGCGGCGAATCTTCATCGATGCCGACGCCTGCCCTGTAAAGGCCGAGGCGGAAAGGGTCGCGACCCGGCATGGCGTGAAGATGGTGCTGGTGTCCAATGGCGGGATCCGGCCGTCGCAGAACCCGCTTGTCGAAAGCGTGTTTGTCGCCGCTGGCCCCGATGAAGCCGACAAGTGGATCGCAGACGCCTGCGGTCCCGGCGACGTGGTGGTGACCGGGGACATCCCGCTGGCCGCGAAATGCGTGGCGGCGGGGGCCCGGGTCGTCAAGCACAACGGCGAGGAATTGACGGCGGCCAACGTCGGCATGGCGCTGGCGACACGGGATCTGATGGCAGACCTGCGGTCGGCAGACCCGTTCCGTCAGGGCGGCGGCAAGATGTTCTCCAAGGCTGACCGCAGCCGGTTTCTGGACGTGCTGGACCGGGTGCTGCGCTGA
- a CDS encoding very short patch repair endonuclease yields the protein MVDIMDSQTRSKVMSRIRSRDTKPELLLRRSLHARGFRFRLCQRDLPGSPDIVLRKWNAVIFVHGCFWHRHSYCRYAATPKSRSEFWLSKFDANVARDRATQLTLRNEGWRVAVVWECALKVDAAGAAATLIDWLTAEPALDRIEIEGLGDSRR from the coding sequence ATGGTGGACATCATGGACAGTCAGACCCGTTCGAAGGTCATGTCGCGCATCCGTAGTCGTGACACGAAGCCTGAGCTGCTGCTTCGGCGGTCTCTCCATGCACGCGGCTTCAGGTTCCGTCTGTGCCAGCGAGATCTGCCCGGGTCGCCCGACATCGTCCTCAGGAAGTGGAACGCGGTGATCTTCGTGCATGGTTGTTTCTGGCATAGGCACTCTTACTGTCGATATGCCGCAACGCCGAAGTCACGTTCAGAATTCTGGCTTTCGAAGTTTGATGCGAACGTGGCGCGGGATCGGGCAACTCAGTTGACTCTTCGAAACGAAGGTTGGCGCGTTGCAGTGGTGTGGGAGTGTGCGTTGAAGGTGGATGCTGCAGGAGCTGCGGCGACGTTGATAGACTGGCTCACCGCCGAACCAGCACTTGACCGTATCGAGATTGAGGGTCTAGGGGATAGTCGTCGCTGA
- a CDS encoding serine/threonine protein kinase produces MMASAALKMDDVGIETFADELKVGTKLLYGQFEIESFLNAGGFGITYIARDSLQRRVVVKECFPSAFCRRTDTVVAARSRQRQDEFRSIVALFLQEALNLSKLDHPNIVKVHQVFQDNETAYMAMDLVEGPDLLETVEGTAPRLTPDQIILCLNKMLDALGYVHAQGFLHRDISPDNILLCRATGEPVLIDFGAARKDVTRKSRALSGLRVVKDGYSPQEFYISGSKQAPCSDLYALAASFCHLISGEAPRTSQERLSAIANREADPQRPLVGRVKGYPQAFLAAIDKAMSIFPKDRLQSVAEWQAMARGAAPVASVDGAAVAKPAAASATSPAPRLIQGRVQSQPAAAVVMRPRGALLRAALVPALAGALLLAGVMSVPADLWQRLGVTHSATAMAVAGATAPAPEPFAQQRVVRLPYHPDPADPARVDARLPWSPDWVQPGQRIVEVNGKPVQDGASIPGLMAEGLDLATLTDAKVIFGYEDGPGGDIVRKMADLAVVDQLKLGNGLIFEMEETPTGTRTVVAGLPATAKSALRLGDVLLAYAATGETLGTSTALQEILLREAANNVATYGFAVQRIDGIAVGSFTLPGTD; encoded by the coding sequence ATGATGGCATCCGCTGCGCTGAAAATGGATGATGTCGGCATCGAAACTTTCGCCGACGAGCTGAAGGTCGGAACAAAGCTGCTTTACGGGCAGTTCGAGATCGAATCCTTCCTGAATGCGGGCGGTTTCGGCATCACTTACATCGCCCGGGATTCGCTGCAGCGGCGCGTTGTGGTCAAGGAATGCTTCCCCAGTGCCTTCTGCCGCCGGACCGATACCGTCGTGGCCGCAAGATCGCGGCAGCGCCAGGATGAGTTTCGGTCGATCGTCGCACTTTTCCTGCAAGAAGCGCTGAACCTGTCGAAGCTGGATCACCCGAATATCGTCAAGGTGCACCAGGTCTTTCAGGACAACGAAACCGCCTACATGGCGATGGACCTTGTCGAAGGGCCTGACCTTCTGGAAACCGTCGAAGGCACGGCGCCAAGACTGACGCCCGACCAGATCATCCTGTGCCTGAACAAGATGCTGGATGCTTTGGGCTATGTGCATGCGCAGGGCTTCCTGCACCGCGACATCTCGCCCGACAACATCCTGCTGTGCCGCGCCACGGGCGAACCCGTGCTGATCGACTTTGGTGCCGCCCGCAAGGATGTCACCCGGAAAAGCCGCGCGCTGTCGGGGCTGCGGGTCGTGAAAGACGGCTATTCGCCGCAGGAATTCTACATCAGCGGCAGCAAGCAGGCACCCTGCAGCGATCTTTACGCCCTGGCCGCCAGCTTCTGCCACCTGATCTCGGGTGAGGCGCCAAGGACCTCGCAAGAACGTCTGTCGGCCATCGCGAACCGCGAGGCTGATCCCCAGCGGCCATTGGTCGGGCGGGTGAAGGGCTATCCGCAGGCCTTTCTGGCCGCCATCGACAAGGCGATGTCGATCTTTCCAAAGGACCGGCTGCAATCGGTGGCGGAATGGCAGGCCATGGCACGCGGGGCTGCGCCGGTCGCGTCGGTCGACGGGGCAGCTGTCGCCAAGCCTGCGGCCGCCTCGGCAACCTCGCCTGCGCCGCGTTTGATCCAGGGGCGGGTCCAATCGCAGCCTGCCGCAGCCGTGGTGATGCGTCCGCGGGGGGCCTTGCTGCGGGCCGCGTTGGTGCCGGCGCTTGCCGGGGCACTGCTGCTTGCCGGCGTGATGTCGGTGCCTGCCGACCTCTGGCAGCGTCTTGGCGTCACGCACAGTGCCACCGCAATGGCCGTGGCCGGCGCAACCGCACCAGCACCCGAACCTTTCGCGCAGCAGCGCGTTGTCCGGCTGCCCTACCACCCCGATCCTGCCGATCCGGCGCGGGTTGATGCACGCCTGCCATGGTCGCCCGACTGGGTTCAGCCCGGCCAGCGCATTGTCGAGGTGAACGGCAAACCGGTTCAGGATGGGGCATCCATTCCCGGTCTGATGGCCGAAGGGTTGGATTTGGCCACCCTGACAGATGCAAAAGTGATCTTCGGCTACGAAGACGGCCCCGGTGGCGACATCGTCCGCAAGATGGCCGACCTTGCGGTGGTCGACCAGTTGAAGCTTGGCAACGGCCTGATCTTCGAGATGGAAGAAACGCCGACGGGGACCCGCACTGTCGTGGCAGGCCTGCCAGCAACCGCCAAGTCCGCCTTGCGGCTGGGTGATGTTCTGCTGGCCTATGCCGCCACGGGTGAAACACTGGGCACCAGTACCGCACTTCAGGAAATACTGCTGCGGGAGGCGGCAAACAACGTTGCAACTTACGGTTTTGCCGTTCAACGTATAGACGGTATCGCCGTTGGATCATTCACGCTTCCCGGCACAGACTGA
- a CDS encoding ornithine cyclodeaminase family protein, which translates to MNVDTIGKEAEGLLTWAGLLAALEAGHRLPRAEIADLLLYRGTDTLLDRAAWIDGLGSLVKVGTIVPGNAARGKPTVNGIVNLFDDTTGELTALVDFHLVTKWKTAGDSLLSASRLARKDSRQFLLVGAGTVARSMVEAYRSIWPDARFTVWSRSRATAEAMGLPVAEDLEAAVKAADVICTATMAADPIIKGDWLQPGQHLDLIGAYTPAMREVDDTAMSRARVFVDARATTIHHIGDLMAPLASGAITEADVLADFYDDPALFTRRSADDITIAKNGGGAHLDLMTATYIAKAWADRT; encoded by the coding sequence ATGAACGTGGACACCATCGGCAAGGAGGCTGAGGGCCTGCTGACCTGGGCAGGCCTGTTGGCCGCGCTGGAGGCGGGACACAGATTGCCCCGGGCCGAAATCGCGGACCTGTTGCTGTATCGCGGCACGGACACGCTGCTGGACCGGGCCGCATGGATTGATGGTCTGGGATCGCTGGTCAAGGTCGGTACCATCGTACCGGGCAATGCGGCGCGGGGCAAACCGACGGTGAACGGGATCGTCAACCTGTTTGACGACACGACCGGAGAGTTGACGGCCTTGGTCGACTTTCACCTTGTGACCAAATGGAAAACCGCCGGTGACAGCCTGCTGTCCGCCAGCCGCCTTGCCCGCAAGGACAGCCGCCAGTTCCTGCTGGTCGGCGCGGGCACAGTCGCGCGGTCCATGGTCGAGGCCTATCGTTCCATCTGGCCCGACGCGCGTTTCACGGTCTGGAGCCGGTCCCGCGCCACCGCCGAAGCCATGGGCCTGCCCGTGGCCGAGGATCTGGAGGCCGCGGTGAAAGCAGCCGACGTGATCTGCACGGCCACCATGGCCGCAGACCCGATCATCAAGGGGGACTGGCTGCAACCCGGCCAGCATCTTGACCTGATCGGTGCCTACACCCCTGCGATGCGTGAGGTGGACGACACCGCGATGTCCCGCGCCCGCGTCTTTGTCGATGCACGCGCGACCACGATCCACCACATCGGCGACTTGATGGCCCCCCTCGCGTCGGGCGCCATCACCGAGGCTGATGTTCTGGCGGATTTCTACGACGATCCCGCCCTTTTCACCCGCCGTTCCGCGGATGACATCACCATCGCCAAGAACGGCGGCGGCGCACATCTGGACCTGATGACCGCGACCTATATCGCCAAGGCATGGGCCGACCGGACCTGA
- a CDS encoding AEC family transporter translates to MLEIFLKTLPFFAVIGLGYLSGRARFFTEEATAYLTRFVFYFALSAMLFGFAANLDVAEIFSWPFVFAYLLGTTTIWLLVAAVALYRGTGKEEAVFEAHTGVIGNVGFLGIPMLALLLGPAAVGPVLLVLAVDLIVFSSILTMVITGLRAGRVSLATFGVLGMGLARNPMIVSVVLGILWGSTGFSLPAPVNEFLTLLGAAATPCALFAIGASLAGRSAERLQVAAWLSFSKLVMHPLAVAAACWLFGVTGYAAGVMIAASALPVAGNVFILAQHYRVAPQRVSTAILLSTAASVLTVTGVIALVSQGG, encoded by the coding sequence ATGCTGGAGATCTTCCTCAAGACCTTGCCGTTCTTTGCCGTCATCGGACTGGGCTACCTGTCCGGGCGGGCGCGATTTTTCACGGAAGAAGCCACAGCCTACCTGACCCGCTTCGTCTTCTACTTTGCCCTGTCCGCGATGCTGTTCGGCTTTGCCGCCAACCTTGACGTGGCTGAAATCTTCAGCTGGCCCTTCGTCTTTGCCTATCTGCTGGGGACCACGACGATCTGGCTCTTGGTGGCGGCGGTCGCGCTGTATCGCGGCACCGGCAAGGAAGAGGCGGTGTTCGAGGCCCATACTGGCGTGATCGGCAATGTCGGCTTCCTTGGCATCCCGATGCTGGCCCTGCTTTTGGGGCCAGCGGCGGTAGGGCCGGTCCTGCTGGTTCTGGCGGTGGACCTGATCGTCTTCTCGTCAATCCTGACCATGGTGATCACCGGCCTGCGCGCCGGGCGGGTCAGTCTGGCCACCTTTGGCGTTCTGGGGATGGGGTTGGCGAGGAACCCGATGATCGTTTCGGTGGTGCTTGGCATCCTCTGGGGGTCCACCGGGTTCAGCTTGCCCGCCCCAGTGAATGAGTTTCTGACCCTGCTGGGCGCTGCCGCGACGCCCTGCGCGCTGTTTGCCATCGGGGCATCCTTGGCCGGACGCAGCGCCGAGCGGCTTCAGGTGGCGGCATGGCTGTCGTTCTCGAAGCTGGTGATGCACCCGCTTGCGGTCGCGGCCGCCTGCTGGTTGTTTGGCGTCACGGGCTATGCCGCTGGCGTCATGATCGCCGCATCCGCCCTGCCTGTGGCGGGCAATGTCTTCATTCTGGCGCAGCACTACCGCGTTGCGCCGCAACGTGTTTCCACAGCGATCCTTTTGTCGACGGCAGCTTCGGTGCTGACCGTGACGGGTGTGATCGCACTGGTCAGTCAGGGGGGGTGA
- a CDS encoding site-specific integrase translates to MSHISHLSKRASVYYARMDVPTDLVQILKTQTRKRSLKTKDEAEAKRRLWPVIAAWQKEFDDLRGRRNLIASDREHVVWDHYTASLERDDAQRSQIPGEAEIEVAKAEVYLRVELGEITGIDPLALLDATLELQVAQDASGFFARSRKVKLEHMRAHLAKGETALVAAAVDEYLREKGLHIDRSTVDWISVARLMMRAEIEAMQRADERDRGDFSGQPRDPIVKAPKLDRRHHTEAEIPGESIFETMEVFKRENPRNVSASRMNESCRAIGIFIETIGPGFPISKVNKKQVRDWKALLMKYPVRATEIVKFRGMNISQIVEANAVHKKSVLSDRTVNRYLSSLSAFFSWAVSNGFINDNPCSGMSLAKERRTKTLPFTEEQMNTLFKSPLFAGTQSDTEWRYISRPGNMLIRDHRFWVPLIMLFSGARPGEIGQLAVSDVRQEHGHWTMHITTEGETHGEGKSVKTAGSMRVVPVHPELLRLGFLKYHADRVQAGGKRLFPGAERNERGQMMSDFSREFGKYLTRIGIKVGRGLSLYSFRHGAADALRRAGNLDDQFGFILGHAKSSMTSRYGIMPQAMLQQRVELVNASSYPELKLDHLAG, encoded by the coding sequence GTGAGCCATATTTCTCACCTGTCCAAGCGTGCTTCGGTATACTACGCGCGGATGGATGTGCCGACCGACTTGGTGCAAATCTTGAAGACCCAGACGCGTAAGCGCTCGTTGAAGACGAAGGACGAAGCTGAAGCGAAGCGCCGCCTCTGGCCGGTCATCGCCGCATGGCAAAAAGAGTTCGATGACCTGCGCGGACGACGCAACCTCATTGCGTCTGATCGGGAGCATGTAGTCTGGGATCACTACACGGCATCGCTAGAGCGGGATGATGCACAGCGGTCCCAAATACCGGGCGAGGCCGAGATCGAGGTCGCAAAGGCCGAGGTCTATCTGCGCGTCGAGCTAGGCGAGATTACCGGCATCGACCCGCTGGCTCTACTGGATGCAACTTTGGAGTTGCAGGTAGCGCAGGATGCCAGCGGCTTCTTCGCCCGCTCACGTAAGGTGAAGCTCGAGCATATGCGAGCGCACTTGGCGAAAGGTGAGACTGCACTGGTCGCGGCTGCCGTTGATGAATACCTGCGCGAGAAGGGTTTGCACATCGATCGCTCGACAGTCGACTGGATATCTGTGGCGCGCCTCATGATGAGAGCTGAGATCGAGGCCATGCAGCGCGCTGATGAACGCGATCGCGGTGACTTCTCCGGCCAGCCGAGAGACCCGATCGTCAAAGCACCAAAGCTAGACCGACGCCATCACACCGAAGCGGAGATTCCGGGAGAAAGCATCTTCGAGACGATGGAGGTGTTCAAACGGGAAAACCCACGCAACGTCTCGGCCAGCCGCATGAACGAATCCTGTCGCGCTATCGGCATCTTCATCGAGACCATCGGTCCAGGCTTTCCGATTTCCAAGGTGAACAAGAAGCAGGTCCGCGACTGGAAAGCTTTGCTCATGAAGTATCCAGTGCGCGCGACCGAGATCGTCAAGTTTCGTGGCATGAACATCAGCCAGATCGTTGAGGCAAATGCCGTTCACAAAAAGTCTGTTCTGTCTGACCGAACCGTGAATCGATATCTATCCAGTCTGTCGGCCTTCTTCTCTTGGGCGGTATCCAACGGCTTCATCAACGACAACCCCTGCTCTGGAATGTCCTTGGCGAAGGAGCGGCGAACCAAGACGTTGCCCTTCACGGAAGAGCAAATGAACACGCTCTTCAAGTCACCTCTATTTGCCGGCACGCAAAGTGACACGGAGTGGAGATACATCTCTCGGCCTGGCAACATGCTGATCCGTGATCACCGTTTCTGGGTGCCGCTGATCATGCTCTTCTCTGGAGCTCGTCCGGGAGAAATCGGGCAGCTCGCTGTCAGTGATGTGCGACAGGAACATGGCCACTGGACAATGCACATTACGACCGAAGGAGAAACTCACGGCGAAGGGAAGTCGGTCAAGACTGCGGGCTCCATGCGTGTAGTCCCGGTTCATCCAGAACTTCTGCGGTTGGGCTTTCTGAAATACCACGCCGATCGCGTGCAAGCTGGAGGCAAGCGGCTCTTTCCGGGTGCGGAACGGAATGAGCGTGGGCAGATGATGTCGGATTTCTCGCGCGAGTTCGGGAAGTATCTTACGCGGATCGGAATCAAGGTGGGCCGCGGCCTGTCCCTATACTCTTTCCGTCACGGTGCTGCTGACGCACTGCGCCGCGCGGGAAATCTCGACGATCAGTTCGGATTCATTCTCGGACATGCCAAGAGTTCGATGACCAGTCGCTACGGGATCATGCCACAGGCAATGCTTCAGCAACGAGTCGAGCTGGTGAACGCGAGTTCATATCCGGAGCTGAAGCTGGACCATCTTGCTGGTTGA
- the fghA gene encoding S-formylglutathione hydrolase — protein MKTLSENRAFGGVQGVYSHRSSACACDMTFGLFLPAQAEDGPVPLLWFLSGLTCTHENAMVKAGAQRWAAEAGIALVFPDTSPRGEGVANDPDFALGQGAGFYVNATQAPWSPHFRMWDYVTDELPRLLFNAFPLAEDVQGITGHSMGGHGALTIAMSFPGRFRSVSAFAPICNPVASDWGRLQFSAYLGNDETTWVAHDATLLTKKRGFDGPMLVDQGTADQFLDKLRPEALAEAMAAARQGGTFRMQKGYDHSYFFVSTFMEDHVSFHAEAFMA, from the coding sequence ATGAAAACCTTGTCAGAGAATCGGGCCTTCGGTGGCGTGCAGGGGGTCTATTCCCATCGGTCGTCGGCCTGCGCCTGCGACATGACCTTTGGCCTCTTCCTGCCCGCGCAGGCCGAGGACGGGCCGGTGCCACTGCTGTGGTTCCTGTCGGGCCTGACCTGCACCCATGAAAACGCGATGGTAAAGGCCGGCGCACAACGCTGGGCCGCCGAGGCGGGGATTGCCTTGGTCTTTCCAGACACCTCACCCCGAGGCGAGGGGGTGGCGAATGACCCCGACTTTGCCCTTGGTCAGGGTGCCGGCTTCTATGTTAACGCCACGCAAGCGCCGTGGAGCCCGCATTTCCGGATGTGGGACTATGTGACTGACGAGCTGCCGCGCCTTCTGTTCAACGCCTTTCCCCTGGCCGAAGACGTGCAGGGAATCACCGGCCATTCCATGGGCGGCCATGGCGCGCTGACCATCGCGATGAGCTTTCCGGGACGGTTCCGGTCGGTCTCGGCCTTCGCTCCGATCTGCAACCCTGTGGCGAGTGACTGGGGCCGCTTGCAATTCTCCGCCTATCTGGGAAATGATGAAACGACATGGGTTGCACATGATGCCACACTTCTGACAAAGAAACGCGGCTTTGACGGGCCAATGCTGGTGGACCAAGGGACGGCGGACCAGTTTCTGGACAAGCTGCGACCCGAGGCTCTGGCCGAGGCGATGGCTGCCGCGCGTCAGGGGGGCACATTCAGGATGCAGAAGGGCTATGATCACAGCTATTTCTTTGTCTCGACCTTCATGGAAGACCATGTGTCATTCCATGCCGAAGCCTTCATGGCTTAA
- a CDS encoding CAP domain-containing protein, whose translation MPKPSWLNALAVTLALTIGQFPAAPAMANSTDVVIDASSSSVASASSMATAKEVLGILNAARSKAGCGPLKINNKLMAAAKTHATNMAQKDFFGHANRDGSKFSKRVKRQGYKYRMVAENIAAGQASARQAANAWLSSAGHRRNILNCKLKETGVAVAYQANDKPIMGNSKPFYYYWVQVFASP comes from the coding sequence ATGCCGAAGCCTTCATGGCTTAACGCGCTTGCGGTCACGCTGGCGCTGACGATCGGCCAGTTTCCGGCGGCCCCCGCCATGGCCAACTCCACCGATGTGGTAATCGATGCAAGCTCGTCATCCGTGGCGAGCGCGTCGTCCATGGCTACGGCCAAGGAAGTCCTTGGAATCCTGAACGCGGCGCGGTCAAAGGCAGGGTGCGGGCCGCTCAAGATCAACAACAAGCTGATGGCCGCGGCGAAGACGCATGCGACCAACATGGCGCAGAAGGATTTCTTCGGCCATGCGAACCGCGACGGCAGCAAGTTTTCCAAGCGTGTCAAGCGGCAGGGCTACAAGTACCGCATGGTCGCCGAGAATATCGCGGCCGGGCAAGCCAGCGCCAGACAGGCCGCCAATGCGTGGCTGAGCAGCGCTGGGCACCGCCGCAATATCCTGAACTGCAAGCTCAAGGAAACCGGGGTGGCGGTGGCTTATCAGGCCAATGACAAGCCGATCATGGGCAACAGCAAGCCGTTCTACTACTATTGGGTGCAGGTTTTCGCCTCTCCATGA
- a CDS encoding HAD-IA family hydrolase: MQVEAVVFDIGNVLVGWQPEAFYDSVIGVDRRKRLFAEVDLAEMNKAVDAGASLRTSVYACADRHPDWAKEIRLWHDRWIEMLFPRIEGSVALLRALRRAGVPVFALTNFGRDTFELARGPLEFLNEFDREYVSGRLGLMKPDPRIYAAVEADCGITPGALLFADDSAKNVAAAAERGWQVHHFETWEGWAKRLVAAGLLGKAEAGI; encoded by the coding sequence ATGCAGGTTGAAGCCGTGGTGTTCGACATCGGCAATGTTCTGGTCGGCTGGCAGCCCGAGGCGTTCTACGACAGCGTGATCGGCGTGGACCGGCGAAAGCGCCTGTTCGCCGAGGTGGACCTGGCGGAAATGAACAAGGCGGTGGATGCCGGCGCTTCGTTGCGGACCTCGGTCTACGCCTGCGCCGACCGGCACCCCGACTGGGCCAAGGAAATCCGCCTGTGGCACGATCGCTGGATCGAAATGCTGTTTCCCCGAATCGAGGGGTCTGTCGCCCTGTTGCGCGCGCTGCGCCGGGCGGGTGTGCCGGTCTTTGCGCTGACGAACTTCGGTCGCGACACGTTTGAACTGGCGCGGGGCCCGCTGGAGTTTCTGAACGAGTTCGACCGCGAATATGTCTCGGGCCGGTTGGGGCTGATGAAGCCCGACCCGCGCATCTATGCGGCGGTCGAGGCGGATTGCGGGATCACGCCCGGCGCCCTGCTGTTTGCCGATGACAGCGCGAAGAATGTGGCAGCGGCGGCGGAACGCGGCTGGCAGGTGCATCACTTCGAAACATGGGAAGGCTGGGCCAAGCGGCTGGTGGCAGCGGGGCTTCTTGGCAAGGCGGAGGCAGGGATATGA
- a CDS encoding FHA domain-containing protein, producing the protein MKFLRSIFGRDAEEPAKPAAPVEVGPDPVMAALAELEVKRLREALAAAAPPPPAATPEPESDLPAARPSRVVKSKVPLPDGAKGPAVNIWDLDEGAAAPARTVSAAPEAPSAEPERRRPTRTRTRILGFELQPASVVPLFEDPEKPAITGVPAAPGMGHVMFPAGWLIVKGGPGKGAAFSLAQGVSQIGRGTDQTVALDFGDMAISRQNHAAIAYDAATHQFHVGHGGKSNLVRLNGKPLLSTEPLVDGDEIQIGETTLLLKVLCTPAFNWSAAEAGGDGHDMAIA; encoded by the coding sequence GTGAAGTTTCTTCGCTCAATCTTTGGCAGGGACGCCGAGGAACCGGCAAAGCCTGCTGCCCCGGTCGAAGTCGGCCCAGACCCCGTAATGGCCGCTCTGGCCGAACTTGAGGTCAAGCGCCTGCGTGAAGCATTGGCTGCCGCCGCACCGCCGCCGCCTGCTGCGACACCCGAACCCGAATCAGACCTGCCCGCCGCCCGGCCCAGCCGGGTGGTCAAGTCCAAGGTGCCGTTGCCAGATGGCGCCAAGGGCCCTGCCGTCAACATCTGGGATCTGGACGAAGGCGCCGCCGCCCCCGCCCGCACGGTGTCGGCCGCACCCGAAGCTCCATCGGCTGAGCCTGAGCGTCGCCGTCCGACGCGCACCCGGACGCGCATCCTGGGCTTTGAACTGCAGCCCGCGTCGGTCGTGCCGCTGTTCGAAGACCCGGAAAAACCCGCAATCACCGGCGTCCCCGCCGCCCCCGGCATGGGGCATGTGATGTTCCCGGCCGGTTGGCTGATCGTCAAGGGCGGCCCGGGCAAGGGTGCCGCCTTCTCGCTGGCGCAAGGCGTGTCGCAGATTGGCCGCGGGACGGACCAGACGGTTGCGCTGGATTTTGGCGACATGGCGATTTCGCGGCAGAACCACGCGGCGATTGCCTATGACGCGGCCACGCATCAGTTTCATGTCGGCCATGGCGGCAAGTCGAACCTTGTCCGGCTGAACGGCAAGCCCCTCTTGTCGACCGAACCCCTGGTCGACGGTGACGAGATCCAGATTGGCGAGACGACGCTTTTGCTGAAGGTGCTCTGCACGCCCGCGTTCAACTGGTCGGCGGCCGAGGCCGGGGGAGACGGGCATGATATGGCGATCGCGTGA